One region of Emys orbicularis isolate rEmyOrb1 chromosome 4, rEmyOrb1.hap1, whole genome shotgun sequence genomic DNA includes:
- the LOC135878539 gene encoding small nuclear ribonucleoprotein F-like: MSLPLNRKPFLNGLKGKPVTEKLKWGMEYKGYLVSVDGYMNMQLANTEEYIGGALSGHLGEVLIRCNNVLCIRGVEEEDGEMRE, encoded by the coding sequence ATGAGCTTGCCCCTGAACCGCAAGCCCTTCCTGAATGGGCTGAAGGGGAAGCCGGTGACGGAGAAGCTGAAGTGGGGGATGGAGTACAAGGGCTACCTGGTGTCTGTCGATGGCTACATGAACATGCAGCTTGCAAACACAGAAGAATACATAGGTGGTGCCTTGTCAGGACACCTTGGTGAAGTTTTGATAAGATGTAACAACGTCCTGTGCATCAGAGGAGTGGAAGAAGAAGATGGAGAAATGAGAGAATAA